Within Pseudomonas paeninsulae, the genomic segment CTGCTTGCGCAGGGACTCTTGGTGGTGATTCTCCGGCGTGGCGCCGACACAGCGCACGTAGTGCTTGTGCGAGCCGGGGATCAGCAGCAGCGGGCCGTTATGCGGCTCGTTGTCGGTGAGCAGGATCGAGCAGCTCAGCGCACGCATGCGCGGCATGCCGTCCTCGACGTGCCAGGTTTCGAAATCCGAATGCCAGTAGAACTCCTTGCCGGTGAAGCTCGGTTTGAAGTTCATCCGCGACTGATGCACGTACAGCTCGCCGCCGAGCAAAAAGCGCGCGATGCCGGCGATGCGCTCGTCGCGGGCAACCTGGGCGAACAGCGGGTTGTCCTTGTGGACGGCGAACACCGAGCGCACCGCGCCACTTTCCGGTTCGCTGATGGTCTTGGCGGAGTCCGCCAGCGCCGGGTCGCGGCGTACGCGGTCGAGCTCCTGGAGCAACACCGCCACCTCGTCGGCGCTGAACACGTCGTGCAGCACCAGGTAGCCGTCGCGCTCGTAGCGCTCGATCTGCTGGGCGCTGATCGGCGCATTTTCCAGGTCGTTACGGTAGACCACCGGGTCCAGGCGGTCCTGCCAGCTCGGTTGTTCCTGCTGGCGCGAAGGGTATAGATCGGTCTGCACGGGTGACTCCTCCGAGTCTGATCAGGCGACGGGTTCTGCCTCCAGCGGATAGACACCGCTTTCGTCATGCACTTCCTTGCCGTTGAGCGGCGGATTGAACACACAGGCCATCTGCATTTCCGTGGTGCCGCGCAGCAGGTGCTCGTCGTGCTGGTCGAGGATGTACAGGGTGCCGGGGGCGATCGGGTAGATCTTGCCGTCGGCAATGGTCTCTATCTCGCCTTCACCGCTGATGCAGTACACCGATTCCAGGTGGTTCTGGTACCAGATGTGGGTCTCGGTGTTGGCGTAGATAGTGGTGATGTGAAAGGAAAAGCCCATCTTGTCGTCCTTGAGCAGCATGCGCGTGCTGTCCCAGGTTTCGCTGACGATCTTGCGGTTGGACTGCTCGCAGTCGGCGAGGGTACGTACGATCATATTCAGCTCCTCAAGAGGCCTTAGAGGCCTGGTTGGCGGTTTGTTCGGCCATCACGGCGGCGAAGGCCGCGTCGAGGATGGTCATGGCCTTGTCGATCTGCGCTTCGCTGATAATCAGCGGGCACAGGCACTTGACCACCTCGCTGTGGGCGCCGCTGGTTTCGATCACCAGGCCGTGCTCGAAGGCATGGCGGCAGATGGCGGACGCGGTGTCGCCATCCGGGCAGCTGATGCCGATCATCATGCCGCGACCTTTGATGAACAACGAATCCGGGCCATAGCGACGGACGATCTTGTTCATGCCATCGGCGATGCGCTTGCCCTTGGCGCGCACGCTCTTGGCGAACTCGTCGTCGCGCCAGAAGTGCTCGATGGCGGCGGCGGCGGTGACAAAGGCGTGGTTGTTCCCGCGGAAGGTGCCGTTGTGCTCGCCCGGCTTCCACTGGTCCAGCTCCTTGCGCAGCAGCAGCATGGCGAACGGCAGACCGAAGCCGCTGAGCGACTTGGACAGGGCGATCATGTCCGGCTTGATGCCCATTTCCTCGAAGCTGAAGAAACTGCCGGTGCGCCCGCAGCCGGCCTGGATGTCGTCGACGATCAGCAGCATCTGGTGCTTGCGGCAGAGCTTCTCCAGCTTGCGCACCCACTCGGCGGAAGCGGCATTCAGCCCACCTTCGCCCTGCACCACTTCGACGATGACCGCGGCCGGCTTGTCGATGCCACTGCTCGGGTCGCTGAGCAGCTTGTCCATCATGCCGATGGTGTTGACCTTGTCGCCGAAATAGTTGGCGTAGGGCATGCGGCTGACGTCGGTCAGTGGCACGCCAGCGGCTCCGCGATGGTGCTGGTTGCCGGTGGCGGCCAGGGCGCCGATGCTGCAGCCGTGGAAGCCGTTGGTGAAGCTGATGATATTGCTGCGCCCGGTGACCTTGCGCGCCAGCTTCAATGCGGCTTCCACCGCGTTGGTGCCGGTTGGCCCGGTGAACTGCATCACGTAGTCGTGCATGCCGCGCGGCTTGAGAATCAAGCGGCTGAAGGTCTCGAGGAATCGCTCCTTGGCATCGGAATACATGTCCAGGCCGTGGGTGATGCCGTCGTTGCCGATGTAGTCGAGCAACGCCTGCTTGAGCACCGGGTGGTTATGCCCGTAGTTGAGCGTACCGGCACCGGCGAGGAAGTCGATGTAGTGTTTGCCGTCGCGGGTGATCAGTTCAGAACCGCGCGCTTGGTCGAATACCACGGGGAATGAGCGGCAATAGCTCCTGACGGACGATTCATTCTGTTCGAAGAGTTTCATGCATTTTCCTTATGTGTTTCTGCCAAGACGGAGGCGTTGAGCGGGCCGGCGCGATAGAGCACTTCGTCCTCATGCTGGCCGGCGAAATGCCCGGCGCGGGAGAACAGGGTGCGCGTCTCGTAGTCGACGCCCAGGCGGGCAAAAGTCCGCTTGAACAGCGCCTGGGAGGCGCCGTTATCCGGCGAAATGGTGGTTTCCAGAAAATCTACGCCCTGGGCGGCGACCCGCTCGGTCAGCGCCAGCAGCATGCGTAGAGCCAAACCCTGACCGCGTAGCGAGGTATCCACCGCGACCTGCCAGACGAATAGCGTGTCTGGGCGCGAGGGAGGACGGTAACCGGAGATGAATCCCACCAGTTGGCCGTCAGTGTTCTCGGCGGCAATGGCGGTATCGGCGAAGTCGGCGCATTGCAGCAAATTGCAATACACGGAATTGGTATCCAGGGGTTGGCAGCGGGCTACCAATTGATGCAGCGAATATCCGTCGCCGTCGGTTGGACGACGGAGTGTGACGGGGGCAAAACTCAAATCAAGAATCCTTGAAGTTGTGCAAATCCCTATTAGGTTACACATACTGCGGGAGCTTTCTCAACCCGCAATCCGGATATTCGCCTTAATCGCGGCGTGAGAATTAGCTTAGAGTGCCTTAGTTTAAGTTCCAGTAACTAGCGAGTTGCACTTGTCGATAGGGACAGGAATTTCGCTGCATATTTGCGCCTCGTCTGGCGGTTCTGCCGGATGCCAATTTCACCGTTGCAGTAGTTATATTTCCCCGATGATAAAGCGCCTGGACAATGAACCCTGATTCTGGCTGAAGGCCGCTACTTTCAAGGGTTTTGCGCATTTTTACCGAGTGCCGGCGATTGCCTGCGCAGACGGGCGTAATGTTGTCAGATATCCGGCTGATATCCGCTGGAATATGCGGGTGGATATGACGCGCCTGAATCTCCCGGATCTTTCGTAGAATACCTGCCCAGCGCGGGGAAGATGCACGGTGACAGAGGGGGGTTGATTACAGGGCGCGGGCGGTGCTAAATAAAATTCAATGGCTAGTGGATATATCGACCAGGTCCGGAAATTGCTCACGGCTATATTGGGCAACTGCTCGTCGCGCGATTAGCCACTCTATCTTTCGCCGTTCGGTAGTTTGGCAAAGTTGCCCGTCGCGGGTTCAGGGCCAGCAGCGCCTGCGCCCGCGCCCCGTTCGAGCCGAGACCCGTTCATGGCGTCATGCAGAAAAGTACTTTGGTGCCATGCAATTGCGGCTTTTGTACAAGAGCCGAACAAAAGCCCTACAAAATATACTGTTTTTGCCTAGTCATCAGAGAGGGAATTACAGAATGAAAATGCGCCTGTCATCATCATTAGCGTTGTTATGCACTGCATTGGCTGCGGCCCCGTTGGTCCAGGCTGCAGAGGGCGGCATGGAAGCGGCCGGACGCCAGTTGTTCAGTCACCACTGCACGGCGTGCCACTCGCTGGACAGCAGCGAGAACGCCTTCGGCCCCAGCCTGTTCGGTGTGGTCGGTCGCCCGGCGGCTTCCGTGCCCCGCTTTGCCTACTCGAACGCCATGCAGGCCTCGGGGATCACCTGGAGCGAAGACAACCTGCGCAAGTGGATTAGCGACAACGAGGCGTTGGTGCCGGGCACGCGCATGCGTCACGTATCCATTACCGACCCGGCTGAACAGGATTACCTGATCAGCTTCCTGCGTTCACTGAAGTAAGCCACTGGTCACTGGGTTGCAACGTCACAGCGCAACCCGCCGATCTGCCGCACGGCACCTTCCCGGTGGGTCGGCGCCGTGTGCGTCGGCTCACTCCATCCACTTGCGTCCCGCCAGTTCCAGCAGCAGGTTGGCTTGCTCCGGCCCGCTGCTGCCGGCCGCATAGGGTCGCGGGCTCTGGTGGTGTTGCTGCCAGCCATTGATGATCGGATCGATCCAGCTCCAGGCCGCTTCGACTTCGTCGCGGCGCATGAACAGCGTCGAGTCGCCTTCGATCACGTCCAGCAGCAGGCGCTCATAGGCGTCCCAGCGGCGCTTCTGGTGAAACGCCTGGGCCAGGTTGAGGTCCAGCTCCACCGGCGCCAGCTGCATGCCCTTGCCGGGGTTCTTCGCCATCAGTTGCAGGCTGATGCACTCCTCCGGCTGCAGGCGGATCAGCAGGCGATTGGCCTCGCCGTCGCCGAACAGCTGGTGCGGCACCGGCTTGAACTGGATC encodes:
- the thpD gene encoding ectoine hydroxylase, with amino-acid sequence MQTDLYPSRQQEQPSWQDRLDPVVYRNDLENAPISAQQIERYERDGYLVLHDVFSADEVAVLLQELDRVRRDPALADSAKTISEPESGAVRSVFAVHKDNPLFAQVARDERIAGIARFLLGGELYVHQSRMNFKPSFTGKEFYWHSDFETWHVEDGMPRMRALSCSILLTDNEPHNGPLLLIPGSHKHYVRCVGATPENHHQESLRKQQFGVPDDHSLSEMAGRYGIDTALGPAGSVVFFDSNILHGSNSNITPSARSNLFYVYNQVDNALQAPFCAHTPRPAFVAEREDFSVLDIRPQEYL
- a CDS encoding ectoine synthase, producing MIVRTLADCEQSNRKIVSETWDSTRMLLKDDKMGFSFHITTIYANTETHIWYQNHLESVYCISGEGEIETIADGKIYPIAPGTLYILDQHDEHLLRGTTEMQMACVFNPPLNGKEVHDESGVYPLEAEPVA
- the ectB gene encoding diaminobutyrate--2-oxoglutarate transaminase; translation: MKLFEQNESSVRSYCRSFPVVFDQARGSELITRDGKHYIDFLAGAGTLNYGHNHPVLKQALLDYIGNDGITHGLDMYSDAKERFLETFSRLILKPRGMHDYVMQFTGPTGTNAVEAALKLARKVTGRSNIISFTNGFHGCSIGALAATGNQHHRGAAGVPLTDVSRMPYANYFGDKVNTIGMMDKLLSDPSSGIDKPAAVIVEVVQGEGGLNAASAEWVRKLEKLCRKHQMLLIVDDIQAGCGRTGSFFSFEEMGIKPDMIALSKSLSGFGLPFAMLLLRKELDQWKPGEHNGTFRGNNHAFVTAAAAIEHFWRDDEFAKSVRAKGKRIADGMNKIVRRYGPDSLFIKGRGMMIGISCPDGDTASAICRHAFEHGLVIETSGAHSEVVKCLCPLIISEAQIDKAMTILDAAFAAVMAEQTANQASKAS
- the ectA gene encoding diaminobutyrate acetyltransferase; its protein translation is MSFAPVTLRRPTDGDGYSLHQLVARCQPLDTNSVYCNLLQCADFADTAIAAENTDGQLVGFISGYRPPSRPDTLFVWQVAVDTSLRGQGLALRMLLALTERVAAQGVDFLETTISPDNGASQALFKRTFARLGVDYETRTLFSRAGHFAGQHEDEVLYRAGPLNASVLAETHKENA
- a CDS encoding c-type cytochrome translates to MEAAGRQLFSHHCTACHSLDSSENAFGPSLFGVVGRPAASVPRFAYSNAMQASGITWSEDNLRKWISDNEALVPGTRMRHVSITDPAEQDYLISFLRSLK